The following are encoded in a window of Gammaproteobacteria bacterium genomic DNA:
- a CDS encoding glycosyltransferase family 39 protein, with protein sequence MTAPGRTRNSFWLLLAAWALLVVTALLTRPLLPVDETRYVGVAWEMWARGDFLVPYLNGEPYSHKPPLLFWLIQAGWWLFGVNDVWPRLVAPLIGLGCLGLTVLLARRLWPQRPLAAVLAPWLLFGCVFFAGFSTLIQFDLLIVLCTLLGMLGLQRAATGLGSGWLVVGLAIGLGVLAKGPVILLHVLPAALLGRLWVDRARLRGWAWWYGGLAAAVVLGAAIALAWALPAGQTGGPDYQRAIFWGQTAERMVDSFAHRQPFWWYLPWLPLLLLPWTLWPPLWRALRGGIGGERAGRFLLCWALPAVIALSLISGKQVKYLLPVFPALALLAAGALARVSDVFASQRAPQGLSQKVPQGSPRRQGLALALLAAPALLFGFAAFRDLDARVHWAAAIEPLWGLAFLAAAALWWRWRPAGLLGRVEALALAGVVLLVGLHVAVLRVAAPAYDLRAFSLRLGELQAVGHPVAHVGKYHGQFHFLGRLRAPLTVIDAAAATGWARTHPDGYLVLYCDQMPEPCTGGELLQDYRGDADDLVLWAAGKWLAAQ encoded by the coding sequence ATGACCGCACCGGGTCGCACACGCAATTCCTTCTGGCTGCTGCTCGCCGCCTGGGCGCTGCTGGTCGTCACGGCCCTGCTCACGCGGCCGCTGCTGCCGGTAGACGAGACGCGCTACGTCGGCGTCGCCTGGGAGATGTGGGCACGCGGCGACTTTCTGGTGCCCTATCTCAACGGCGAGCCCTACAGCCACAAGCCGCCGCTGCTGTTCTGGCTGATCCAGGCCGGCTGGTGGCTGTTCGGCGTCAATGACGTCTGGCCGCGGCTGGTCGCGCCGCTGATCGGGTTGGGGTGTCTCGGTCTGACGGTGCTGCTGGCGCGGCGGCTGTGGCCGCAACGACCGCTGGCGGCGGTGCTGGCGCCCTGGCTGCTGTTCGGCTGTGTGTTCTTCGCCGGCTTTTCCACGCTCATCCAGTTCGATCTGTTGATCGTGTTGTGCACGCTGCTCGGCATGCTGGGCCTGCAGCGTGCGGCGACGGGGCTGGGCAGCGGCTGGCTGGTGGTTGGGTTGGCCATCGGGCTGGGCGTGCTCGCCAAGGGGCCGGTGATCCTGCTGCACGTGCTGCCGGCCGCCCTGCTCGGGCGGCTGTGGGTGGATCGTGCGCGCCTGCGGGGCTGGGCGTGGTGGTACGGCGGATTGGCCGCGGCGGTCGTGCTCGGCGCGGCCATCGCGCTTGCCTGGGCGTTGCCGGCGGGCCAGACCGGTGGTCCGGACTACCAGCGCGCGATCTTCTGGGGACAGACCGCCGAGCGCATGGTGGATTCGTTCGCGCACCGCCAGCCGTTCTGGTGGTATCTGCCGTGGCTGCCGCTGCTGCTGCTGCCCTGGACGTTGTGGCCGCCGCTGTGGCGTGCGCTGCGCGGCGGGATCGGCGGCGAACGTGCCGGCCGCTTCCTGCTGTGCTGGGCGTTGCCGGCGGTGATCGCGCTGAGCCTGATCAGCGGCAAGCAGGTGAAATACCTGCTGCCGGTATTCCCCGCTCTGGCACTGCTGGCGGCCGGCGCGCTGGCGCGTGTGTCGGATGTCTTTGCATCCCAGAGGGCGCCCCAAGGGCTGTCCCAAAAGGTGCCTCAGGGGTCGCCACGGCGGCAGGGGCTGGCGCTGGCACTGCTGGCGGCGCCGGCGCTGTTGTTCGGGTTCGCCGCGTTCCGCGACCTGGACGCACGGGTCCACTGGGCCGCCGCCATCGAGCCGCTCTGGGGCCTGGCCTTTCTCGCGGCCGCCGCGCTGTGGTGGCGGTGGCGACCGGCCGGGCTCCTGGGCCGCGTGGAGGCGCTGGCGCTGGCCGGTGTCGTCCTGCTGGTGGGTCTGCATGTCGCGGTGCTGCGCGTGGCGGCCCCGGCCTACGATCTGCGCGCGTTCAGCCTGCGGCTCGGTGAACTGCAGGCAGTCGGCCATCCCGTCGCCCATGTCGGCAAATATCACGGCCAGTTTCATTTCCTCGGGCGCCTGCGTGCGCCGCTGACGGTGATCGATGCGGCGGCGGCAACGGGCTGGGCACGCACCCATCCGGACGGCTACCTGGTGCTGTATTGCGATCAGATGCCTGAGCCCTGCACCGGCGGGGAACTGCTGCAGGACTATCGCGGCGACGCCGACGACCTGGTCTTGTGGGCCGCGGGGAAATGGCTGGCCGCGCAGTGA
- a CDS encoding VTT domain-containing protein, whose amino-acid sequence MSTPKLRIFLNGLILLVSLVAVLVVFEKLHLTSMLDKAWIDHEVRGHGLSGELLFLAMGAFAIAIGIPRQVISFLAGYAFDLVLGTLLGVTATVAGCMLTLYYARWFGRGLLPARLSGRIHHIAAFIHDHTFSMTLLIRLLPAGSNLVTNLAAGVTRVRVLPFVLGSALGYVPQTLVFALAGSGVGVDPLWRLGLGIVLFLVSGALGIYLYRRFRRGRHLDVQLEHEFGLDD is encoded by the coding sequence ATGTCCACCCCGAAGCTACGTATTTTCCTCAACGGCCTGATACTCCTCGTCAGCCTCGTAGCGGTGCTGGTCGTGTTCGAGAAGTTGCACCTGACCTCGATGCTGGACAAGGCCTGGATCGATCACGAGGTGCGCGGCCACGGTCTGAGTGGCGAGCTGTTGTTTCTCGCCATGGGTGCGTTCGCCATTGCCATCGGGATCCCACGCCAGGTGATCAGCTTTCTGGCAGGCTATGCCTTCGATCTCGTGCTGGGCACGCTGCTGGGTGTGACGGCGACGGTGGCGGGCTGCATGCTGACGCTCTACTATGCCCGCTGGTTCGGACGGGGGCTGCTGCCCGCGCGCCTCTCCGGGCGTATCCATCATATCGCTGCCTTCATCCACGACCACACCTTCAGCATGACGTTGCTGATCCGGCTGCTGCCGGCCGGCAGCAACCTGGTCACGAACCTCGCCGCGGGCGTCACCCGGGTGCGCGTGCTGCCGTTCGTGCTCGGCTCCGCCCTCGGCTATGTGCCGCAGACGCTGGTATTCGCGCTCGCCGGCAGCGGTGTCGGTGTCGATCCGTTGTGGCGCCTCGGTCTGGGGATCGTGCTGTTCCTCGTCTCCGGCGCGCTCGGCATCTATCTGTACCGCCGGTTCCGCCGCGGTCGGCATCTGGATGTGCAACTGGAGCACGAGTTCGGTCTGGATGACTGA
- a CDS encoding glycosyltransferase family 2 protein, with amino-acid sequence MDLSVVVPVRNEQDNILPLLAEIDAALDGRYDYEVIYVDDGSSDDTAVVLRAARARHPRLRVLRHAQSCGQSTAVRSGVQAARAPWIATLDGDGQNDPADIPDLMAVVQAPDRPPELRLIAGWRRTRRDTWFKRVSSRIANAVRRTLLQDATPDTGCGLKVFERELFLDLPYFDHMHRFLPALVLRAGGQVRSVEVRHRHRERGVSKYGMHNRLWVGIVDLFGVSWLQRRAKRPVVHEIE; translated from the coding sequence ATGGATCTTTCCGTCGTCGTCCCGGTTCGCAACGAGCAGGACAACATCCTGCCGCTGCTGGCCGAGATCGACGCGGCGCTGGACGGGCGCTACGACTACGAGGTGATCTACGTCGACGACGGCAGCAGCGACGACACTGCGGTGGTCCTGCGCGCCGCGCGCGCCCGTCATCCGCGCCTGCGTGTGCTGCGCCATGCGCAGAGCTGCGGCCAGAGCACGGCGGTGCGCAGCGGTGTGCAGGCCGCGCGCGCACCCTGGATCGCCACGCTCGACGGTGACGGCCAGAACGACCCGGCCGACATCCCCGACCTGATGGCGGTGGTGCAGGCGCCGGACCGTCCACCCGAGCTGCGCCTGATCGCCGGCTGGCGCCGGACCCGCCGCGACACCTGGTTCAAGCGCGTGTCGTCCCGGATCGCCAATGCCGTGCGCCGTACCCTGCTGCAGGATGCCACGCCCGACACCGGCTGTGGGCTGAAGGTGTTCGAGCGGGAGTTGTTTCTCGACCTGCCCTACTTCGACCACATGCACCGCTTCCTGCCCGCATTGGTGCTGCGGGCCGGTGGCCAGGTGCGCTCCGTCGAGGTGCGTCACCGCCATCGCGAGCGCGGGGTGAGCAAGTACGGCATGCACAACCGGCTGTGGGTCGGTATCGTCGACCTGTTCGGTGTGAGCTGGTTGCAGCGGCGTGCCAAGCGGCCGGTGGTGCATGAGATCGAGTAG
- a CDS encoding thioredoxin domain-containing protein, which produces MNKGGDYSNHLADETSPYLLQHAGNPVDWYPWGPEALARAAREDKPILLSVGYSACHWCHVMAHECFEDPAVAAVMNDLFVNIKVDREERPDLDKIYQTAHALLTQRNGGWPLTMFLTPDGRVPFFGGTYFPKEPRYGLPGFVDLMQRVADFYRERQADITAQNEALLKALDGLAAPASASGATPGRPSAQPLDIARNQLEQQFDPVHGGFGRAPKFPHPTSLERLLRHWAATRDRGQPDERALHMADFTLERMALGGIYDQLGGGFCRYSVDDQWMIPHFEKMLYDNGPLLALYAQAHAATGKPLFARIAAETAAWVMREMQSSDGGYYSTLDADSEGEEGRFYVWTPAEVHDLLGADYDLFARRFGLDREANFEGRHHLHVCADLPDLARAFGMDETAVAQRLDAARAMLLAARGRRVRPGRDEKILTAWNGLMIRGMAIAARHLERPEYAASAERALDFIRATLWRDGRLLATCKDGRAHLNAYLDDYVFLIDGILELLQVRWRDGDLAFALELAEVVLGHFQAPDGGFFFTGDDHEALIQRPKPLTDDATPSGNGVAATVLGRLGHVLGEPRFLEAAERTLVALWAGIEQNAYACAALLLATEEYLAPIQTIVLRGAVVALRDWHQSCARPYAPRRLTFTIPADATDLPGILRERRPQGERVAYVCTGTQCAPPVTRLDDLAAVLQAS; this is translated from the coding sequence ATGAACAAGGGCGGCGACTATAGCAATCATCTGGCCGACGAGACCAGCCCCTACCTCCTGCAGCACGCGGGCAACCCCGTGGATTGGTATCCCTGGGGTCCCGAGGCGCTGGCCAGGGCGGCCCGCGAGGACAAGCCCATCCTGCTGTCGGTGGGCTACTCCGCCTGTCACTGGTGCCACGTCATGGCCCACGAGTGCTTCGAGGACCCGGCGGTCGCCGCCGTCATGAACGACCTGTTCGTGAACATCAAGGTCGACCGCGAGGAACGCCCCGACCTCGACAAGATCTACCAGACGGCGCATGCGCTGCTGACGCAGCGCAACGGTGGCTGGCCGCTGACCATGTTCCTGACGCCCGACGGCCGTGTGCCGTTCTTCGGCGGCACCTATTTTCCGAAGGAACCGCGCTACGGCCTGCCCGGCTTCGTCGATCTCATGCAGCGCGTGGCCGACTTCTATCGCGAACGCCAGGCCGACATCACCGCACAGAACGAGGCCCTGCTCAAGGCCCTGGACGGCCTCGCCGCACCCGCCTCTGCGTCCGGTGCTACGCCTGGACGCCCCTCGGCGCAACCGCTGGACATCGCGCGCAACCAGCTGGAACAGCAGTTCGACCCGGTCCACGGCGGCTTCGGCCGCGCCCCCAAGTTCCCGCATCCGACCAGCCTGGAGCGCCTGCTGCGCCATTGGGCGGCGACCCGCGATCGGGGTCAGCCCGACGAACGCGCCCTGCACATGGCCGACTTCACCCTGGAGCGCATGGCGCTCGGCGGCATCTACGACCAACTGGGCGGCGGCTTCTGCCGCTACTCGGTCGACGATCAATGGATGATCCCGCATTTCGAGAAGATGCTCTACGACAACGGCCCGCTGCTGGCACTGTATGCCCAGGCACACGCCGCCACCGGCAAGCCGCTGTTCGCGCGGATCGCCGCCGAAACGGCGGCCTGGGTGATGCGCGAGATGCAGTCGTCAGACGGCGGTTACTACTCGACCCTGGACGCCGACTCGGAGGGCGAGGAAGGCCGCTTCTACGTCTGGACACCCGCCGAGGTCCACGACCTGCTCGGCGCCGACTACGACCTGTTCGCCCGCCGCTTCGGCCTGGACCGCGAAGCAAATTTCGAGGGCCGCCACCACCTGCACGTGTGCGCCGACCTGCCGGATCTCGCCCGTGCGTTCGGGATGGATGAAACGGCTGTCGCGCAGCGCCTGGACGCCGCGCGGGCCATGCTGCTGGCGGCCCGCGGGCGGCGCGTCCGGCCCGGCCGCGACGAGAAGATTCTGACCGCCTGGAACGGCCTCATGATCCGCGGCATGGCAATCGCCGCGCGCCATCTGGAACGGCCGGAGTACGCCGCCTCGGCGGAGCGTGCCCTGGACTTCATCCGCGCGACGCTGTGGCGCGACGGCCGTCTGCTGGCGACCTGCAAGGACGGCCGCGCGCACCTGAACGCCTATCTCGACGATTACGTGTTCCTCATCGACGGTATTCTGGAGCTGCTGCAGGTACGCTGGCGCGACGGCGACCTAGCCTTCGCACTGGAACTCGCCGAGGTCGTGCTCGGGCATTTCCAGGCGCCCGACGGCGGTTTCTTCTTCACCGGCGACGATCATGAGGCGCTCATCCAGCGCCCCAAGCCGCTCACCGACGATGCGACCCCGTCGGGCAACGGCGTGGCCGCGACGGTGCTCGGCCGGCTGGGCCATGTGCTCGGCGAGCCGCGCTTCCTCGAGGCCGCCGAACGCACCCTCGTCGCGCTCTGGGCCGGCATCGAACAGAACGCCTACGCCTGCGCGGCGCTGCTGCTCGCCACCGAGGAATACCTCGCACCCATCCAGACCATCGTGCTGCGCGGCGCGGTGGTGGCGCTGAGAGACTGGCACCAGTCCTGCGCGCGACCCTATGCGCCGCGCCGCCTCACCTTCACCATCCCCGCCGATGCCACCGACCTGCCCGGCATCCTGCGCGAGCGCCGGCCGCAGGGCGAGCGCGTCGCCTATGTCTGCACCGGTACCCAGTGCGCGCCGCCGGTCACCCGGCTGGATGATCTCGCCGCCGTGCTGCAGGCCAGCTGA
- the mscL gene encoding large-conductance mechanosensitive channel protein MscL — translation MGMVSEFKQFAMKGNVVDMAVGIIIGAAFGKIVSSFVGDVIMPPLGLLIGGVDFTDLAVTLKAATDGAAAVTLNYGTFIQTVFDFVIVAFAIFIAIKAMNRLKRKEEEAPATPPAPSNEEVLLAEIRDLLKQKG, via the coding sequence ATGGGGATGGTCAGCGAATTCAAACAGTTTGCCATGAAGGGCAATGTGGTCGACATGGCCGTCGGTATCATCATCGGTGCGGCCTTCGGCAAGATCGTCTCGTCGTTCGTCGGCGACGTCATCATGCCACCACTCGGACTGCTGATCGGCGGCGTGGACTTCACCGATCTGGCGGTCACGCTCAAGGCGGCGACGGACGGCGCAGCCGCCGTCACCCTCAACTACGGCACGTTCATCCAGACGGTATTCGACTTCGTCATCGTCGCCTTCGCCATCTTCATCGCCATCAAGGCGATGAACCGGCTCAAGCGCAAGGAAGAGGAAGCGCCCGCCACGCCGCCGGCACCGAGCAATGAAGAGGTGCTGCTGGCGGAGATCCGCGATCTCCTCAAGCAGAAGGGCTGA
- a CDS encoding RNA polymerase sigma factor RpoD/SigA, whose protein sequence is MEHMDAAELYRSRIYACAVPPAAVQLAWVWRIDRVQRHVCQAIVACPTAWPLVAERLDVWLGGRDDPAMLGRWAASSNAPAIHFAEALMLLREGGCAPQPLWTALSPLRLRAEYMADLQVHLAAAGPAEARLARVFGRGLEPMRALTTRLVEANQRLVATLARQYRNGPLAYMDLVQEGNLGLLRAIERFDPARGVRLSTYALWWIRRAMIYAIVRQGQAVRPSVAHYWEGREVARTAEQLAARRGHTVAQREIAAQLGVSVADVHRGMATQAAPLALDAPLRGTDGLAMVDQLVAAPATCPEHNAQRAGMQRAIQALLTQLPERQAHILRMRFGIGLRDDCTLEQIARQQGVTRERIRQLEAQALQTLRGLDTAWDLRGNPG, encoded by the coding sequence ATGGAACACATGGATGCAGCCGAGCTGTATCGTTCCCGGATCTACGCCTGCGCCGTCCCTCCGGCCGCGGTTCAACTCGCCTGGGTGTGGCGTATCGACCGGGTGCAGCGCCACGTCTGTCAGGCCATCGTCGCCTGTCCGACGGCGTGGCCGCTGGTCGCCGAACGGTTGGACGTCTGGCTGGGTGGCCGCGATGATCCGGCCATGCTCGGTCGTTGGGCGGCGTCCTCCAACGCGCCCGCGATCCACTTCGCCGAGGCCCTGATGCTGTTGCGGGAGGGCGGGTGCGCGCCACAGCCGCTGTGGACCGCGCTGAGCCCGCTGCGCTTACGGGCTGAATACATGGCGGATCTGCAGGTACACCTCGCCGCTGCGGGTCCTGCTGAGGCGCGACTGGCGCGCGTGTTCGGTCGCGGGCTGGAACCGATGCGGGCACTGACGACCCGGCTGGTGGAGGCCAATCAGCGCCTGGTCGCCACGCTCGCCCGACAGTATCGCAACGGCCCACTGGCCTATATGGACCTGGTGCAGGAGGGTAATCTCGGCCTGTTGCGTGCCATCGAGCGCTTCGACCCGGCGCGCGGTGTGCGTCTGTCGACCTACGCCCTGTGGTGGATCCGGCGGGCGATGATCTATGCCATCGTGCGCCAGGGGCAGGCCGTGCGTCCGTCCGTGGCGCACTACTGGGAGGGGCGGGAGGTCGCGCGCACGGCCGAGCAGCTGGCCGCGCGGCGTGGCCATACGGTCGCCCAGCGCGAGATCGCCGCACAGCTGGGTGTGAGCGTCGCCGATGTACACCGGGGTATGGCGACACAGGCCGCACCGCTCGCCCTGGACGCGCCGCTGCGCGGCACCGACGGCCTCGCCATGGTCGATCAGCTGGTCGCCGCGCCCGCTACCTGCCCCGAGCACAACGCACAACGTGCGGGTATGCAGCGCGCGATCCAGGCCCTGCTGACCCAGTTGCCCGAGCGCCAGGCCCATATCCTGCGCATGCGCTTCGGCATCGGCCTGCGCGACGACTGCACCCTGGAACAGATCGCGCGTCAGCAGGGCGTGACCCGCGAACGCATCCGCCAGTTGGAGGCGCAGGCGCTGCAGACCCTGCGCGGCCTGGATACGGCCTGGGACTTGCGCGGCAACCCGGGTTGA
- a CDS encoding helix-turn-helix domain containing protein — MREEKNAALLRQVLDRLKTLEGVRNDTDLAEPLGTNKRNVSAWKERGTLPWERLHAYCLRRQVSLEWLINGRGAAQVTALVAEPGSVYRLETDQDVIYRIAADVHRALQQEGTTISPDKFAQIVRLLHRDLLQGGGDAVAYDKVLAVVKLAG, encoded by the coding sequence ATGCGGGAGGAAAAGAACGCTGCGTTGTTGCGCCAGGTGCTGGATCGGCTCAAGACGCTCGAGGGGGTCCGCAACGACACCGACCTGGCCGAACCGCTGGGGACCAACAAGCGTAATGTCTCCGCCTGGAAGGAACGCGGCACCCTGCCCTGGGAACGGCTGCACGCCTATTGTCTGCGCCGGCAGGTCTCGCTGGAATGGCTGATCAACGGCCGTGGCGCCGCCCAGGTGACTGCGCTGGTCGCCGAGCCGGGCAGCGTCTACCGACTGGAGACCGACCAGGATGTGATCTATCGCATCGCCGCCGACGTCCACCGCGCCCTCCAGCAGGAAGGCACCACCATCAGTCCGGACAAGTTCGCCCAGATCGTGCGGCTGCTGCACCGCGACCTGCTGCAGGGCGGCGGGGACGCCGTGGCCTATGACAAAGTGCTGGCGGTCGTGAAGCTCGCAGGATAA
- a CDS encoding LTA synthase family protein gives MSTFFERRFGAVYLLTALFLAVGALTRITLLLQSTDTGLGAATVAGAFAIGAGFDLITAGYFTLPLILYLALLPERLHHSRAQRTLLQLGVFATLYLLLFVAVSESIFWDEFESRFNFIAVDYLVYTTEVIGNIRESYPVGSLLTVIGAAALSVFLLLRRLIRVDGEAAPLRRRLRAAAALLALPIVSTVAVDSSSANFSTNRYANELAGNGIYDFFAAFRQNTIDYTRFYAVEDEDRVFRHLRTLLAEPGSRYTSADPRDITRHIAGRGPEQHLNVVLITVESLSAEFLGIFGSDRQATPHLDALARDSLLFTQLYATGTRTDRGLEAITLSVPPTPGRSIVKRPDNENMFSLGRVFQAHGYRTEFLYGGYGYFDNMNYFFSHNGFDVVDRNDIAAEDIHFANVWGVADEDLYTKTLAEIDRAHADGQPFFGLVMTTSNHRPYTYPEGRIDIPPPGRRTGAVKYTDYAIGDFLDRARGRPWFDDTVFVIVADHCAKSAGRDALTAARYRIPLLVYAPRHVTPGRVDHLMSQIDVAPTLLGLLNFSYDSRFFGRDVLASQQANAGRALLGNYQKLGYLKDGELAVLAPHRLTEAYRLGDDGAQELVQTTDRHLVEDAIAYYEGASLLYQRGLNHYP, from the coding sequence ATGTCCACTTTCTTCGAGCGTCGCTTCGGGGCAGTCTACCTCCTGACCGCTCTCTTCCTGGCCGTCGGCGCCCTCACCCGTATCACCCTGCTGCTGCAGTCGACCGACACCGGCCTGGGCGCCGCCACCGTCGCGGGCGCGTTCGCGATCGGTGCCGGTTTCGATCTCATCACCGCCGGCTATTTCACCCTCCCGCTGATTCTCTACCTGGCCCTGCTGCCGGAGCGGCTCCATCACAGCCGCGCACAGCGCACGCTGCTGCAGCTGGGTGTCTTCGCCACGCTCTACCTGCTGCTGTTCGTCGCGGTATCCGAATCGATCTTCTGGGATGAGTTCGAGAGCCGCTTCAACTTCATCGCCGTCGATTATCTCGTCTATACGACAGAGGTGATCGGTAATATCCGGGAGTCCTATCCCGTCGGCAGCCTGCTGACCGTTATCGGTGCCGCGGCACTGTCGGTCTTCCTGCTGCTGCGGCGCCTGATCCGTGTGGACGGCGAGGCCGCCCCCCTGCGGCGGCGCCTGCGCGCGGCGGCCGCGCTGCTCGCCCTGCCGATCGTGTCGACGGTCGCCGTCGACAGTTCCTCGGCGAACTTCTCCACCAATCGCTATGCCAATGAGCTGGCCGGCAACGGCATCTACGACTTCTTCGCCGCCTTCCGCCAGAATACCATCGACTACACGCGCTTCTATGCCGTCGAGGATGAGGACCGCGTGTTCCGCCATCTGCGCACGCTGCTCGCCGAACCGGGCTCCCGCTACACCAGCGCAGACCCGCGCGATATCACCCGGCACATCGCGGGACGTGGGCCCGAGCAGCACCTGAACGTCGTGCTCATCACGGTGGAAAGCCTGAGCGCCGAATTTCTCGGCATCTTCGGCAGCGACCGACAGGCGACGCCGCACCTCGATGCCCTGGCGCGCGACAGCCTGCTGTTCACCCAGCTGTATGCCACCGGCACCCGTACCGACCGCGGCCTGGAGGCCATCACCCTGTCGGTGCCGCCCACGCCCGGCCGCTCCATCGTCAAACGGCCAGACAACGAGAACATGTTCTCGCTCGGCCGGGTATTCCAGGCACATGGCTATCGGACCGAGTTCCTCTACGGCGGCTACGGCTACTTCGACAACATGAATTACTTTTTTTCCCACAACGGCTTCGATGTCGTCGACCGCAACGACATCGCAGCGGAAGACATCCATTTCGCCAATGTCTGGGGGGTCGCCGACGAGGATCTCTACACCAAGACGCTGGCCGAGATCGATCGCGCGCATGCCGACGGGCAGCCGTTCTTCGGCCTGGTGATGACGACCTCCAACCATCGCCCCTACACCTACCCCGAAGGCCGCATCGATATCCCGCCGCCGGGCAGACGTACCGGGGCGGTGAAATACACGGACTATGCCATCGGTGACTTCCTCGATCGTGCGCGCGGCAGACCCTGGTTCGACGACACCGTGTTCGTGATCGTCGCCGACCACTGCGCCAAGAGTGCCGGCCGTGATGCCCTGACCGCTGCCCGCTACCGGATCCCTCTGCTGGTATACGCGCCCCGCCACGTCACGCCCGGCCGCGTCGACCACCTGATGAGCCAGATCGATGTCGCGCCCACGTTGCTCGGCCTGCTGAACTTCAGCTACGACAGTCGCTTCTTCGGCCGCGACGTGCTGGCATCGCAGCAGGCAAACGCCGGCCGGGCGCTGCTGGGGAACTACCAGAAACTGGGTTACCTGAAGGATGGTGAACTGGCGGTGCTGGCGCCGCACCGGCTGACCGAGGCCTATCGGCTTGGCGACGACGGCGCCCAGGAACTCGTGCAAACCACCGACCGGCATTTAGTGGAAGACGCCATCGCTTACTACGAAGGCGCCAGCCTGCTCTACCAGCGGGGGCTGAACCACTATCCCTGA
- a CDS encoding carbohydrate kinase family protein — MSALICGSFAYDTIMVFRDRFKNHILPDKVHILNVAFHVPDMRREFGGCAANIAYNLKLLGGEPLPMGTVGTDFVPYAEWLDRHGISRRYVTVVEGTYTAQAFITTDLDDNQIIAFHPGAMDHAHRNHVADATDVSIGMVSPDGRTAMLEHAAEFAEAGIPFIFDPGQGLPLFGGEELRDFIDKATYICVNDYESQLICDRTGLSPHEIAECVAGLIVTRGGKGSEIYLPNKRLDIPAAPAHELLDPTGCGDAYRAGLLYGLMHDFDWEVTGRIAALMGAFKIERHGTQNHRFDRDEFADRYRESFGHTLGW; from the coding sequence ATGTCCGCACTGATCTGTGGTTCCTTCGCCTACGACACCATCATGGTGTTCCGCGACCGCTTCAAGAACCACATCCTGCCCGACAAGGTGCACATCCTGAATGTCGCCTTCCACGTGCCGGACATGCGCCGTGAGTTCGGTGGCTGCGCGGCCAACATCGCCTATAACCTCAAACTGCTCGGTGGCGAGCCGCTGCCGATGGGGACGGTCGGAACGGATTTCGTACCCTATGCCGAATGGCTGGACCGGCATGGCATCTCGCGCAGGTACGTGACCGTGGTCGAAGGCACCTACACGGCCCAGGCCTTCATCACCACCGACCTCGACGACAACCAGATCATCGCCTTCCATCCCGGCGCCATGGATCATGCGCACCGCAATCACGTCGCGGACGCCACCGATGTGAGCATCGGCATGGTCTCGCCCGATGGCCGCACCGCCATGCTCGAGCATGCGGCGGAGTTCGCCGAGGCCGGCATCCCCTTCATCTTCGATCCGGGCCAGGGCCTGCCGTTGTTCGGTGGCGAGGAGTTGCGCGACTTCATCGACAAGGCGACCTACATCTGCGTCAACGATTACGAATCACAGTTGATCTGCGACCGCACCGGTCTCTCGCCGCACGAGATCGCCGAGTGCGTCGCCGGTCTGATCGTCACCCGTGGCGGCAAGGGCTCGGAGATCTATCTGCCCAACAAGCGCCTCGACATCCCGGCCGCGCCGGCCCACGAGTTGCTGGACCCCACCGGCTGCGGCGACGCCTATCGCGCCGGCCTGCTGTATGGCCTGATGCACGATTTCGACTGGGAGGTCACCGGCCGGATCGCGGCGCTCATGGGTGCCTTCAAGATCGAGCGGCACGGTACCCAGAACCACCGCTTCGACCGGGACGAATTCGCCGACCGCTATCGCGAGAGCTTCGGCCACACGCTGGGGTGGTGA
- a CDS encoding diacylglycerol kinase — MGKPAGNTGLRRLSNALVFSWKGLCAAYRFEAAFRQEVFASLVIVPLAFWLGDTGVERALLLAVWVLVLIIELLNSAIEAVVDRIGDEHHELAGRAKDIGSAAVLLALLNTVVVWVLVLL; from the coding sequence GTGGGCAAGCCGGCCGGCAATACGGGTCTGCGACGCCTATCGAATGCCCTGGTGTTCTCCTGGAAGGGCCTGTGCGCAGCGTACCGCTTCGAGGCCGCGTTCCGACAGGAGGTGTTCGCGAGCCTGGTCATCGTGCCGCTCGCCTTCTGGTTGGGAGACACGGGTGTGGAGCGCGCGCTGCTGCTCGCGGTCTGGGTGCTGGTACTGATCATCGAACTGCTCAACTCCGCCATCGAGGCCGTGGTCGACCGCATCGGTGACGAGCATCACGAACTTGCCGGCCGCGCCAAGGACATCGGCTCCGCCGCCGTGCTGCTCGCGCTGCTCAACACCGTGGTAGTCTGGGTGCTGGTGCTTTTATAA